In Muribaculum gordoncarteri, the genomic window AACTCCTCGGCAAAACATATTGTTGGATAAATCGAGAGAATCAGCGTGAAATTGTGGCGATTGCAACTCTCTCCTACGACGGCATAAAGACCTATACCCTCGATAATCCATCCCGGAATGCTCTACAACGCAAGATACCTCAGCCCAAACGGCACCGCAGTTATCCTGCGGTATTGATTGGCCGCCTTGGTGTGAACAAAGCATTTCAGGGACAAGGATTGAATACGGGCACTCAACTTATGAATGCCCTCAAATACTGGTTTGTGGATGAGAATAACAAGGCGGCTTGTCGGTATATGATTGTGGATGCCTACAACACTGATTCAACTATCCATTATTATCTAAAGAATGGATTTAAACCACTATATAAGTCAGAACAGAGCGAGAAAGAGGCTTTCGGAATATCTGAAGACGATGTCCTGAGGAGCCGTGTCATGTTTTTCGACTTGAAGATGAAATGCAAATAAAAAATTTTCACATATCTCCACATTTAATTGTAGGAGTGAAAATTAAGTTGTATCTTTGCAGCAATGTGCGCACGCTTACATCGTGTTAATCATGCGCCAGAATTAATTAACTTATTTATTAACCCATTAAATGAACGAAGAATTAAAGAATTCGCCAATCGAAGATTTCGATTGGGACGCCTACGAAAACGGCGAAAACAACGGTGGCAAGAGCCGCGAAGAACTCACCAAGACCTACGATGAGTCGCTTAACACCGTTAAAGACAAAGAGGTAATCGAAGGTACCATCATCGCCCTCAACAAGCGCGAAGCGGTGGTTAACATCGGCTACAAAAGCGACGGTATCATCCCCGTCAATGAATTCCGCTACAATCCCGACATCAAGGTTGGCGATGTAGTTGAGGTTTTCATCGAAAACCAGGAGGACAAAAAGGGTCAGCTCATCCTCTCTCACCGCAAAGCCCGCATGTCACGCTCATGGGAGCGCGTAAATCAGGCTCTCGAAAATGACGAAATTATCAAGGGTTACATCAAGTGCCGCACCAAGGGTGGTATGATTGTCGATGTATTCGGCATCGAAGCCTTCCTCCCCGGTTCACAGATTGATGTAAAGCCCATCCGCGATTACGATATCTTCGTTGGTAAGACTATGGAATTCAAGGTTGTAAAGATCAACCAGGAATTCAAGAATGTTGTCGTTTCTCACAAGGCTCTTATCGAAGCCGAGCTCGAGCAGCAGAAGAAGGACATCATCTCCAAGCTCGAAAGAGGTCAGGTGCTCAAGGGTGTCGTTAAGAACATCACCACTTACGGTGTATTCATCGACCTCGGAGGCGTTGACGGTCTTATCCACATCACCGACCTTTCTTGGGGCCGCGTAAGCCATCCCGAAGAAGTGGTTAAACTCGATCAGGAACTCGATGTAGTAATACTTGACTTCGACGACGAGCGCAAGCGCATCGCCCTCGGTCTTAAGCAGCTCCAGCCCCATCC contains:
- a CDS encoding GNAT family N-acetyltransferase → MTLFLCGDDDLDDFFSHDVFLYEEELLGKTYCWINRENQREIVAIATLSYDGIKTYTLDNPSRNALQRKIPQPKRHRSYPAVLIGRLGVNKAFQGQGLNTGTQLMNALKYWFVDENNKAACRYMIVDAYNTDSTIHYYLKNGFKPLYKSEQSEKEAFGISEDDVLRSRVMFFDLKMKCK